The proteins below are encoded in one region of Pseudomonas entomophila L48:
- the nuoE gene encoding NADH-quinone oxidoreductase subunit NuoE, which produces MNSTLIQTDRFALSETERSAIEHEMHHYEDPRAASIEALKIVQKERGWVPDGAIYAIGEVLGIPASDVEGVATFYSQIFRQPVGRHIIRVCDSMVCYIGGHESVVSQIQSELGIGLGQTTADGRFTLLPVCCLGNCDKAPALMIDDDTFGDVQPAGVTKLLEGYV; this is translated from the coding sequence ATGAACAGCACGCTTATCCAAACCGACCGTTTCGCCCTGAGCGAAACCGAGCGCTCGGCCATCGAGCACGAGATGCACCACTACGAGGACCCGCGCGCGGCGTCCATCGAAGCCCTGAAGATCGTCCAGAAAGAGCGCGGCTGGGTGCCGGACGGCGCCATCTATGCCATCGGCGAAGTGCTGGGCATCCCCGCCAGCGACGTCGAGGGCGTGGCCACCTTCTACAGCCAGATCTTCCGCCAGCCGGTCGGCCGCCACATCATCCGCGTGTGCGACAGCATGGTCTGCTACATCGGCGGCCATGAGTCGGTGGTCAGCCAGATCCAGAGCGAACTGGGCATCGGCCTCGGCCAGACCACCGCCGACGGGCGTTTCACCCTGCTGCCGGTGTGCTGCCTGGGCAACTGTGACAAGGCCCCGGCGCTGATGATCGACGACGACACCTTTGGCGACGTGCAACCGGCTGGCGTTACCAAACTGCTGGAGGGTTACGTATGA
- the nuoF gene encoding NADH-quinone oxidoreductase subunit NuoF: MTITSFGPANRIARSAETHPLTWRLRDDGEPVWLAEYESKNGYAAARKALAEMSADDIVQSVKDSGLKGRGGAGFPTGVKWGLMPKDESMNIRYLLCNADEMEPNTWKDRMLMEQQPHLLVEGMLISARALKAYRGYIFLRGEYTTAAKNLNRAIDEAKAAGLLGKNILGSGFDFELFVHTGAGRYICGEETALINSLEGRRANPRSKPPFPAAVGVWGKPTCVNNVETLCNVPAIVANGNDWYKSLAREGSEDHGTKLMGFSGKVKNPGLWELPFGVTARELFEDYAGGMRDGFKLKCWQPGGAGTGFLLPEHLDAQMYAGGIAKVGTRMGTGLAMAVDDSVNMVSLLRNMEEFFARESCGWCTPCRDGLPWSVKMLRALEKGQGRAEDIETLLGLVNFLGPGRTFCAHAPGAVEPLGSAIKYFRSEFEAGVAPASAADTLRPNLAKPIVVGA, encoded by the coding sequence ATGACCATCACTTCCTTCGGCCCGGCCAACCGCATCGCGCGCTCGGCCGAAACCCACCCGCTGACCTGGCGCCTGCGTGACGACGGCGAGCCGGTCTGGCTGGCCGAGTACGAATCGAAGAACGGCTACGCCGCTGCCCGCAAGGCACTGGCCGAGATGTCCGCCGACGACATCGTGCAGAGCGTCAAGGACTCCGGCCTCAAGGGCCGTGGCGGCGCAGGCTTCCCCACGGGCGTGAAGTGGGGCCTGATGCCCAAAGACGAATCCATGAACATCCGCTACCTGCTGTGCAACGCGGATGAAATGGAACCCAACACCTGGAAAGACCGCATGCTGATGGAGCAACAGCCCCATCTGCTGGTCGAGGGCATGCTGATCAGCGCCCGTGCGCTGAAGGCCTACCGCGGCTATATCTTCCTGCGTGGCGAATACACCACCGCGGCGAAGAACCTCAATCGCGCCATCGACGAAGCCAAGGCCGCAGGCCTCTTGGGCAAGAACATCCTCGGTTCCGGTTTCGACTTCGAGCTGTTCGTGCACACCGGCGCCGGGCGCTACATCTGCGGTGAAGAAACCGCGCTGATCAACTCGCTGGAAGGCCGCCGCGCCAACCCACGTTCCAAGCCGCCCTTCCCTGCCGCCGTCGGCGTATGGGGCAAGCCGACTTGCGTGAACAACGTCGAGACCCTGTGCAACGTCCCAGCCATCGTCGCCAACGGCAACGACTGGTACAAGTCACTGGCCCGCGAAGGCAGCGAGGATCACGGCACCAAGCTGATGGGCTTCTCCGGCAAGGTGAAGAACCCCGGTCTGTGGGAGCTGCCGTTCGGCGTCACCGCCCGTGAGCTGTTCGAAGACTACGCCGGTGGCATGCGCGACGGCTTCAAGCTCAAGTGCTGGCAGCCTGGCGGCGCCGGTACCGGCTTCCTGCTGCCCGAGCACCTCGATGCGCAGATGTACGCCGGTGGCATCGCCAAGGTCGGCACCCGTATGGGTACTGGCCTGGCCATGGCGGTCGACGACAGCGTCAACATGGTTTCGCTGCTGCGCAACATGGAAGAGTTCTTCGCCCGCGAATCCTGCGGCTGGTGCACCCCGTGCCGCGACGGCCTGCCGTGGAGCGTGAAGATGCTGCGCGCCCTGGAGAAAGGCCAGGGCCGCGCCGAAGACATCGAGACCCTGCTGGGTCTGGTCAACTTCCTCGGCCCAGGCCGTACCTTCTGTGCTCACGCACCGGGTGCCGTCGAGCCATTGGGCAGTGCCATCAAATACTTCCGGTCCGAGTTCGAGGCCGGTGTCGCTCCCGCTAGCGCGGCCGACACCCTGCGCCCGAACCTGGCCAAGCCGATCGTGGTCGGCGCATAA
- the nuoG gene encoding NADH-quinone oxidoreductase subunit NuoG codes for MATIHVDGKALEVNGADNLLQACLSLGLDIPYFCWHPALGSVGACRQCAVKQYTDENDTRGRIVMSCMTPASDGTWISIDDDESKAFRASVVEWLMTNHPHDCPVCEEGGHCHLQDMTVMTGHNERRYRFTKRTHQNQDLGPFIAHEMNRCIACYRCVRYYKDYAGGTDLGVYGAHDNVYFGRVEDGVLESEFSGNLTEVCPTGVFTDKTHSERYNRKWDMQFAPSICHGCSSGCNISPGERYGELRRIENRFNGSVNQYFLCDRGRFGYGYVNRKDRPRQPLLADGTKLSLDAALDKAADLLRGRTIVGIGSPRASLESNYGLRELVGAEYFYSGMEAGELARVRLALNVLNDSPLPVPTLRDIEDHDAVFVLGEDLTQTAARVALAVRQATKGKAEAMAESMKVQPWLDAAVKNIGQHALYPLFIASLAETKLDDVAEECVHAAPADLARIGFAVAHAIDPSAPAVTGLDQEAQALAQRIADALVAAQRPLVVAGTSLADPALIEAAANIAKALKLREKNGSLSLVVPEANSLGMAMMGGESVDAALDAVISGKADAIVVLENDLYARVPAAKVDAALAAAKVVIVADHSKTATLDRAHLVLPAASFAEGDGTLVSQEGRAQRFFQVFDPQYLDSSIQIHEGWRWMHALRATLLNKPVDWTQLDHVTSACAEAAPQLAGIVNAAPSAAFRIKGMKLAREPLRYSGRTAMRANISVHEPRTPQDKDTAFAFSMEGYSGSAEPRQQVPFAWSPGWNSPQAWNKFQDEVGGHLRAGDPGVRLIESQGDKLNWFTAIPGAFNPARGTWTAVPFFHLFGSEESSSRAAPVQERIPAAYVGLAKSEADRLGVNDGALLSLTVAGVSLRLPLRINEELGAGLVALPKGLAGIPPAIFGASVEGLQEAAQ; via the coding sequence ATGGCCACTATCCACGTAGACGGCAAAGCGCTCGAAGTCAACGGTGCGGACAACCTGTTACAGGCCTGTCTGTCGCTCGGCCTCGACATCCCCTATTTCTGCTGGCACCCGGCGCTCGGTAGCGTCGGTGCCTGCCGGCAGTGCGCGGTCAAGCAGTACACCGACGAGAACGACACCCGTGGTCGTATCGTCATGTCCTGCATGACCCCTGCCTCCGACGGCACCTGGATCTCCATCGACGATGACGAGTCCAAGGCGTTCCGCGCCAGCGTCGTCGAATGGCTGATGACCAACCACCCGCACGACTGCCCGGTGTGCGAGGAAGGCGGTCACTGCCACCTGCAGGACATGACGGTAATGACCGGCCACAACGAGCGCCGCTACCGTTTCACCAAGCGTACCCACCAGAACCAGGACCTCGGCCCGTTCATCGCCCACGAGATGAACCGCTGCATCGCCTGCTACCGCTGCGTGCGCTACTACAAGGACTACGCCGGCGGCACCGACCTGGGCGTGTATGGCGCCCACGACAACGTGTACTTCGGTCGCGTTGAAGACGGCGTGCTGGAAAGCGAGTTCTCCGGCAACCTCACCGAGGTCTGCCCGACCGGTGTGTTCACCGACAAGACCCACTCCGAGCGCTACAACCGCAAGTGGGACATGCAGTTCGCCCCGAGCATCTGCCATGGCTGCTCCAGCGGCTGCAACATCAGCCCCGGCGAACGTTATGGTGAACTGCGCCGCATCGAGAACCGCTTCAACGGCTCGGTGAACCAGTACTTCCTGTGCGACCGTGGCCGCTTCGGCTATGGCTACGTCAACCGCAAGGACCGCCCACGCCAGCCGCTGCTGGCCGACGGCACCAAGCTGAGCCTGGACGCTGCACTGGACAAGGCCGCCGACCTGCTGCGCGGCCGTACCATCGTCGGCATTGGCTCGCCACGCGCCAGCCTGGAAAGCAACTACGGCCTGCGTGAGCTGGTCGGTGCCGAGTACTTCTACTCCGGTATGGAAGCAGGCGAACTGGCCCGCGTGCGCCTGGCGCTGAACGTGCTGAATGACAGCCCGCTACCAGTCCCGACCCTGCGCGACATCGAAGACCACGACGCTGTGTTCGTGCTTGGTGAAGACCTCACGCAAACTGCCGCCCGTGTCGCCCTGGCCGTGCGCCAGGCCACCAAGGGCAAGGCCGAGGCCATGGCCGAGTCGATGAAGGTCCAACCATGGCTGGACGCCGCGGTGAAAAACATCGGCCAGCATGCGCTGTACCCGCTGTTCATCGCTTCGCTGGCTGAAACCAAGCTGGACGACGTCGCCGAGGAGTGTGTACACGCCGCCCCTGCCGACCTGGCCCGCATCGGTTTCGCCGTGGCTCACGCCATCGACCCGAGCGCTCCGGCCGTCACTGGCCTGGACCAGGAAGCTCAAGCCCTGGCCCAACGCATCGCCGATGCCCTGGTCGCCGCCCAGCGTCCGCTGGTGGTCGCCGGTACTTCCCTGGCGGACCCTGCGCTGATCGAAGCCGCCGCCAACATCGCCAAGGCCCTCAAGCTGCGCGAGAAGAACGGTTCCCTGAGCCTGGTCGTCCCTGAGGCCAACAGCCTCGGCATGGCGATGATGGGCGGCGAGTCTGTCGACGCCGCGCTGGACGCGGTCATCAGCGGCAAGGCCGACGCCATCGTCGTACTGGAGAACGACCTGTACGCCCGCGTACCGGCCGCCAAGGTCGACGCCGCCCTCGCTGCGGCCAAGGTAGTGATCGTTGCCGACCACTCCAAGACCGCCACTCTGGACCGCGCGCACCTGGTACTGCCGGCCGCCTCCTTCGCCGAAGGCGACGGTACCCTGGTCAGCCAGGAAGGCCGTGCCCAGCGCTTCTTCCAGGTGTTCGACCCGCAGTACCTGGACAGCAGCATCCAGATCCACGAAGGCTGGCGCTGGATGCACGCCCTGCGTGCCACCCTGCTGAACAAGCCGGTGGACTGGACCCAGCTGGACCACGTCACCAGCGCCTGCGCCGAAGCCGCCCCGCAACTGGCCGGCATCGTCAACGCCGCGCCAAGCGCCGCGTTCCGCATCAAGGGCATGAAGCTGGCCCGCGAGCCGCTGCGCTACTCCGGCCGTACCGCCATGCGCGCCAACATCAGCGTGCACGAGCCGCGCACGCCACAGGACAAGGACACCGCGTTCGCCTTCTCCATGGAAGGTTACTCGGGCTCCGCCGAACCGCGCCAGCAAGTGCCGTTCGCCTGGTCGCCGGGTTGGAACTCGCCGCAGGCCTGGAACAAGTTCCAGGACGAAGTGGGTGGCCACCTGCGTGCCGGTGACCCGGGCGTGCGTCTGATCGAGTCGCAAGGCGACAAGCTCAACTGGTTCACCGCCATTCCGGGCGCGTTCAACCCGGCTCGCGGCACCTGGACCGCGGTACCGTTCTTCCACCTGTTCGGCAGCGAAGAGAGTTCCTCGCGCGCCGCCCCGGTACAAGAGCGTATCCCTGCCGCCTACGTCGGCCTGGCCAAGTCCGAGGCCGACCGCCTGGGCGTCAACGACGGCGCGCTGCTGAGCCTGACCGTCGCCGGCGTTTCGCTGCGCCTGCCGCTGCGTATCAATGAAGAACTGGGCGCTGGCCTGGTTGCGCTGCCCAAAGGCCTGGCCGGCATTCCGCCCGCCATCTTCGGTGCATCCGTCGAAGGTCTGCAGGAGGCAGCACAATGA
- the nuoH gene encoding NADH-quinone oxidoreductase subunit NuoH — translation MSWFTPEVIDVILTVVRAIVVLLAVVVCGALLSFVERRLLGWWQDRYGPNRVGPFGMFQIAADMLKMFFKEDWNPPFVDRMIFTLAPVVAMSALLIAFVVIPITPLWGVADLNIGLLFFFAMAGLSVYAVLFAGWSSNNKYALLGSLRASAQTVSYEVFLGLALMGVVVQVGSFNMRDIVEYQANNLWFIIPQFFGFCTFFIAGVAVTHRHPFDQPEAEQELADGYHIEYAGMKWGMFFVGEYIGIILISALLVTLFFGGWHGPFGILPQVPFLWFALKTAFFIMLFILLRASIPRPRYDQVMDFSWKFCLPLTLINLLVTAAVVLYNTPAVAAQ, via the coding sequence ATGAGCTGGTTCACCCCCGAAGTGATCGATGTGATCCTCACTGTCGTGCGGGCCATCGTGGTCCTGCTGGCCGTGGTGGTCTGCGGCGCGCTGCTCAGCTTCGTCGAACGGCGCCTGCTGGGCTGGTGGCAGGACCGCTACGGCCCGAACCGTGTCGGCCCGTTCGGCATGTTCCAGATCGCCGCCGACATGCTGAAGATGTTCTTCAAGGAAGACTGGAACCCGCCCTTCGTCGATCGCATGATCTTCACCCTGGCGCCGGTCGTGGCCATGAGTGCCCTGCTGATCGCCTTCGTGGTCATCCCGATCACCCCGCTGTGGGGCGTGGCCGACCTGAACATCGGCCTGCTGTTCTTCTTCGCCATGGCCGGCCTGTCGGTCTATGCCGTGCTGTTCGCCGGCTGGTCGTCGAACAACAAGTACGCCCTGCTGGGCAGCCTGCGGGCCTCGGCGCAGACCGTGTCGTACGAAGTGTTCCTCGGTCTGGCACTGATGGGCGTGGTGGTGCAGGTGGGTTCGTTCAACATGCGCGACATCGTTGAATACCAGGCCAACAACCTGTGGTTCATCATTCCGCAGTTCTTCGGTTTCTGCACCTTCTTCATCGCTGGCGTCGCCGTGACCCACCGTCACCCGTTCGACCAGCCGGAAGCGGAACAGGAACTGGCCGACGGCTACCACATCGAATATGCCGGCATGAAATGGGGCATGTTCTTCGTCGGTGAGTACATCGGCATCATCCTGATCTCGGCGCTGCTGGTAACCCTGTTCTTCGGTGGCTGGCACGGTCCGTTCGGCATCCTGCCGCAAGTGCCGTTCCTGTGGTTCGCCCTGAAGACCGCGTTCTTCATCATGCTGTTCATCCTGCTGCGCGCCTCGATCCCGCGCCCACGCTATGACCAGGTGATGGACTTCAGCTGGAAGTTCTGCCTGCCGCTGACCCTGATCAATTTGCTGGTGACCGCTGCGGTTGTGCTCTACAACACGCCAGCCGTCGCGGCCCAGTGA
- the nuoI gene encoding NADH-quinone oxidoreductase subunit NuoI: MFKYIGDIVKGTGTQLRSLVMVFSHGFRKRDTLQYPEEPVYLPPRYRGRIVLTRDPDGEERCVACNLCAVACPVGCISLQKAETEDGRWYPEFFRINFSRCIFCGLCEEACPTTAIQLTPDFEMAEFKRQDLVYEKEDLLISGPGKNPDYNFYRVAGMAIAGKPKGSAQNEAEPINVKSLLP; the protein is encoded by the coding sequence ATGTTCAAGTATATCGGCGACATCGTTAAGGGCACCGGCACCCAGCTGCGCAGCCTGGTGATGGTGTTCTCCCACGGGTTCCGCAAACGCGACACCCTGCAGTACCCCGAAGAGCCCGTGTACCTGCCGCCACGCTACCGTGGCCGCATCGTCCTCACCCGCGACCCCGACGGCGAGGAGCGCTGCGTGGCGTGCAACCTCTGCGCGGTGGCCTGCCCGGTCGGCTGCATCTCGCTGCAAAAGGCCGAGACCGAGGACGGCCGTTGGTACCCCGAGTTCTTCCGCATCAACTTCTCGCGCTGCATCTTCTGCGGCCTGTGCGAAGAGGCGTGCCCGACCACCGCGATCCAGCTCACTCCGGATTTCGAAATGGCCGAGTTCAAGCGTCAGGACCTGGTGTACGAGAAAGAAGATCTGCTGATCTCCGGCCCCGGCAAGAACCCTGACTACAACTTCTACCGTGTTGCGGGTATGGCGATCGCTGGCAAGCCGAAGGGCTCTGCGCAGAACGAGGCCGAGCCGATCAACGTGAAGAGCTTGCTCCCATAA